A stretch of DNA from Variovorax paradoxus:
CCCGCACCTGTCCGCTTCGCTGGCCGGCGCACAGGCGGCAATTGCAATTCCATTGAGGGAAGCCACCGCCCGCTCCCGAACCCAGCACCAGAATCTTCATGGGGGCCCAACAAAAAAACGGCACCGGCGCAAGGCCGGTGCCGTGTGGGGGCCGCGCTCAGCGCGCGGAAATGTACATCGTGATTTCGAAACCGAAACGCATTTCTTCAAACTCAGGCTTGCACCACTTCATCGCATTGCTCCTTCAGGGTTGGGGTTGAGGGACATTTCAATAAACGACGATCTTTCCCGTCGGGCGCGGGCTATGGCAGTCGTTGTAAAAGTATTCGCCCGGCGTGTCAAAGGTGTGGGTCTGCGACTGGCCCGGGGACAGCCTCAGATTGAACCTTCCTTCGAAGAACTGCGTGGCGCAATGGGTGTTGGCGTTGGTGGCCGGATTCGTGAAGGTCACGACGGTGTTCACCGGCACGCGCATGAAGGTCGGCGTCATCGCATTCACGGCCGTCGACTCGGTCGCGCCGGGTTCGTTCGTCGGCGTCTGCACGCGCGCCAGGAACACGGTGTTCGGGGTCGGCAGTGCCGCGCCCTCCACCGCCTGGCCCGACACGGGCCGCCGCACCATGGGCGGTGTCGGCGTGGCGGCCGCGGTCACCGCGCCGCCGACCTTGAAGGCCCACAGCCGGTCGCCGCGCGGTGCCGAGTCGCCGTACGGAATGCCCGTGCCG
This window harbors:
- the pqqA gene encoding pyrroloquinoline quinone precursor peptide PqqA, with protein sequence MKWCKPEFEEMRFGFEITMYISAR